Proteins encoded within one genomic window of Bradyrhizobium sp. CB1717:
- a CDS encoding tyrosine-type recombinase/integrase, giving the protein MKPRKLPRYVHGYVDRHGAPRFYFRKAGWKSVALPGLPWSPQFMEVYERALKRGEGIELGSKRTVHGTISAALISYYQSAAFSEALAKVTQQNRRAILEAFRADHGDKRVSLMHAKALQNIINKKRPAAQRNFKKAMRGFIDYCISHNLMKVDALEGTKLSKMKTKGHHTWTEEEIAQYRTRHAPGTKARLALELLLQTGHARADVVRMGRQHVRNGKLSMRRQKTDVQFDIPLLPDLVAEIELHPKVGLAYLLTEHGKPFTAAGFGNKFREWCDQAQLDHCAAHGLRKASAVRHALNGASAFELMAWHGWKTIGEAQRYVDEANRMLLAESAGAKMRTTSG; this is encoded by the coding sequence ATGAAGCCTCGCAAATTGCCCCGTTATGTTCATGGCTACGTGGATCGTCACGGCGCGCCTCGGTTTTACTTCCGCAAGGCGGGGTGGAAATCTGTGGCCTTGCCGGGATTACCATGGTCGCCGCAATTCATGGAGGTTTATGAGCGCGCGTTAAAGCGCGGAGAGGGTATCGAACTCGGCTCCAAACGTACCGTGCACGGCACCATTAGTGCTGCTCTGATCAGCTACTATCAATCCGCCGCATTCAGTGAGGCTCTTGCGAAAGTCACTCAGCAGAACCGCCGGGCAATTCTGGAAGCATTCCGTGCTGATCACGGCGACAAACGCGTCTCACTGATGCACGCTAAGGCGCTCCAGAACATCATCAACAAGAAACGTCCTGCCGCTCAGCGCAATTTCAAAAAGGCTATGCGCGGGTTCATCGACTATTGCATCTCTCACAATCTGATGAAGGTTGATGCACTTGAAGGCACGAAGCTTTCGAAGATGAAGACCAAAGGCCACCACACTTGGACCGAGGAAGAGATCGCGCAATATCGGACGCGCCATGCACCGGGAACAAAGGCGCGTCTTGCCCTTGAATTGTTGCTGCAAACCGGCCATGCGCGCGCCGACGTGGTTAGGATGGGCCGCCAGCACGTCAGGAACGGTAAGCTGTCAATGCGTCGGCAGAAGACTGACGTGCAATTTGACATCCCGCTGTTGCCCGACCTCGTCGCTGAAATTGAGCTGCACCCGAAGGTCGGTCTCGCCTATCTGCTCACGGAGCATGGCAAGCCGTTTACGGCGGCGGGGTTCGGCAACAAATTTCGCGAGTGGTGCGATCAAGCCCAGCTCGATCACTGTGCCGCCCACGGCCTGCGGAAAGCTTCCGCAGTTCGCCACGCACTGAACGGCGCGAGCGCCTTTGAACTGATGGCGTGGCACGGCTGGAAGACAATCGGCGAGGCTCAGCGCTACGTCGATGAGGCGAACCGGATGCTTTTGGCCGAGAGTGCAGGGGCCAAAATGCGAACAACGAGTGGCTAA
- a CDS encoding alpha-2-macroglobulin translates to MIGLVRAVTICAALALGLSAAHAADKAFKRDDLADSAIKLEAQIKSEAGPVAKTNATLRTDADAAFRRNDYRTGLAVLGQIAVTTPDDAGNWLRLAKVIFQIWPKNSSEQTFLLERASTAAYIAYMRAGNPGEEADALAVLGKSLAERKLWRPALDSLRLSLDLREVADVRGQYEKLRDEHGFRLLDYTVDSDSASPRACFQFSEELAKRTDFAPFLALAGQDKPALSAEGKQLCVDGLKHGERYNINLRAGLPSTVKEGLPKSAEFNIYVRDRKPFVRFTSRAYVLPRTGQRGIPVVSVNTPAVNINVFRIGDRNLINTVVDSDFQKTLTKYQLSDLGDERGVKVWSGELSTAMTLNQDVTTAFPVDQALGELQPGVYVMTAAAKGPGSDDEYQLATQWFIVSDLGVTAYSGNDGIHVFVNSLASTDPVGKAEVRLVARNNEILATRKTDETGHVLFEAGLARGEGGLSPAMLTVTGEKADYAFLSLKTSAFDLSDRGVAGRAVPAGADAFVYAERGVYRSSETVFLTALLRDGQGNAVTGGPMTLVVERPDGVEYRRAVLPDQGAGGRTLSVPLNSAVPTGTWRVRAFTDPKGASVGETTFMVEDYVPDRIEFDLSAKDKLIKANAPVELKADGHFLYGAPASGLALEGDMLVAPAAERPGFAGYQFGVADEETTSNERTPLENLPEADANGVATFPVTLDKQPASTRPQEAQIFVRMVETGGRAVERKIVLPVAPTAAQIGIKPLFGDKNVAESDKAEFDVVFVSPEGQRLRRDGLRYELLKMESRYQWYRQNNYWEYEPVKSTSRVADGDVTIAADKPARISLAPQPGRYRLDVKSNDADGPVTSVQFDVGWYSDGSADTPDLLETSIDKPQYASGDTMTVSVNVRSAGKLTINVLGDRLLTTQTIDVREGTAQVKLPVGKDWGTGAYVVATLRRPLDAAAQRMPGRAIGLKWFGIDKQTRTLAVKLAPPSLIRPNAMLKIPVKLDGLNPGEDAKIVIAAVDVGILNLTNYKPPAPDDYYLGQRRLSAEIRDLYGQLIDGMSGTRGQIKSGGDAGAAELQGSPPSQKPLALYSGIVTVGADGTAEVSFDIPEFAGTARVMAVAWTATKLGRANTDVVIRDPVVLTTTLPRFLLNGDHGTVNLEIDNVEGQAGDYVINVKTGGPVKMTGNPATTVKLAAKQRNSFSLALDATAAGQATLDVDIKGPNGLALARHYAFDVKAATQVLARRSIRTLAKGESLTLTSDMFSDLVPGTGSVSVSASLSTALDAATILKALDRYPYGCSEQITSRAMPLLYVNELAAGAHLAMDTEVDQRIRDAIERLLARQGSNGSFGLWSAGGDDAWLDAYVTDFLTRAREKGFAVPDVLFKNALDRIRNSVVNGNEPEKDGGRDLAYGLYVLARNGAAPIGDLRYLADTKLNNLATPIAKSQLAAALALVGDRNRAERVYGAALDSLAPKPALEFGRTDYGSQLRDAAALVSLASEGNAPRATLTQAVSRVETARGLTPYTSTQENAWLVLAARALAKENLSIEVDGQPVKTALYRSYKADTLSGKPLKITNTGDAPVQAVVSVSGSPVTPEPAASNGFKIERSYYTLDGKPADISKVKQNQRFAVVLKITEAKPEYGHIMVSDYLPAGLEIDNPKLVSSGDSGTLDWIEDGEEPEDTEFRDDRFTAAVDRASDSKSVFTVAYVVRVVSPGKYVLPQAYVEDMYNPSRYGRTGTGTVEVRAAK, encoded by the coding sequence ATGATCGGTCTTGTTCGCGCCGTCACAATCTGCGCCGCGCTGGCGCTCGGCCTTTCGGCAGCGCATGCCGCCGACAAGGCGTTCAAACGCGACGATCTCGCCGATTCCGCGATCAAGCTGGAGGCGCAGATCAAGAGCGAGGCGGGCCCGGTCGCCAAAACCAACGCGACGCTGCGCACGGATGCCGACGCCGCCTTCCGGCGCAACGATTACCGCACGGGACTGGCGGTGCTCGGCCAGATTGCGGTCACCACCCCTGACGATGCCGGCAACTGGCTGCGGCTCGCCAAGGTGATCTTCCAGATCTGGCCGAAGAACTCGAGCGAGCAGACCTTCCTGCTGGAGCGCGCCTCGACCGCGGCCTATATCGCTTACATGCGGGCCGGCAATCCGGGCGAGGAGGCCGACGCGCTCGCCGTGCTCGGCAAGTCGCTGGCCGAACGCAAGCTGTGGCGGCCGGCACTGGACTCGCTGCGGCTGTCGCTCGACCTGCGCGAGGTCGCCGATGTCCGCGGCCAATATGAGAAGCTGCGCGACGAGCACGGCTTCCGGCTGCTCGACTACACCGTGGACTCGGATTCGGCGAGCCCGCGCGCCTGCTTCCAGTTTTCGGAGGAGCTCGCCAAGCGCACCGACTTCGCGCCGTTCCTGGCCCTCGCAGGGCAGGACAAGCCGGCGCTGTCGGCCGAGGGCAAGCAGCTCTGCGTCGACGGTCTGAAGCACGGCGAACGCTACAACATCAACTTGCGCGCCGGCCTGCCGTCCACGGTGAAGGAGGGGCTGCCGAAATCGGCCGAGTTCAACATCTATGTGCGCGACCGCAAGCCCTTCGTGCGCTTCACCAGCCGGGCCTATGTGCTGCCCCGGACCGGCCAGCGCGGCATTCCCGTGGTCAGCGTCAACACGCCCGCGGTCAACATCAACGTCTTCCGCATCGGCGACCGCAACCTCATCAACACGGTGGTCGACAGCGATTTCCAGAAGACGCTGACCAAATATCAGCTCAGCGATCTCGGCGACGAGCGCGGCGTCAAGGTCTGGTCGGGCGAGCTTTCGACCGCGATGACGCTGAACCAGGACGTGACCACGGCGTTCCCGGTCGATCAGGCGCTCGGCGAGCTCCAGCCCGGCGTCTACGTCATGACCGCCGCGGCCAAGGGCCCGGGCTCGGACGACGAGTACCAGCTCGCCACGCAATGGTTCATCGTCTCCGACCTCGGCGTCACCGCGTATTCCGGCAATGACGGCATCCACGTTTTCGTCAACTCGCTGGCTTCGACCGATCCGGTCGGCAAGGCCGAGGTGCGGCTGGTTGCCCGCAACAACGAGATCCTGGCGACGCGCAAGACCGACGAGACCGGCCACGTGCTGTTCGAGGCCGGCCTTGCGCGCGGCGAGGGCGGCCTGTCGCCGGCGATGCTCACCGTCACAGGCGAGAAGGCCGACTACGCCTTCCTGAGCCTGAAGACGTCCGCCTTCGACCTCTCCGACCGCGGCGTTGCCGGCCGGGCGGTGCCCGCCGGCGCCGATGCCTTCGTCTATGCAGAGCGCGGCGTCTATCGCTCCAGCGAGACCGTCTTCCTCACCGCGCTGCTGCGCGACGGGCAAGGCAATGCCGTGACCGGCGGGCCGATGACGCTGGTGGTCGAACGCCCTGACGGCGTCGAATACCGCCGTGCGGTGCTGCCCGACCAGGGCGCCGGCGGCCGAACGCTGTCCGTGCCGCTCAACTCGGCTGTGCCGACCGGCACCTGGCGCGTGCGCGCCTTCACCGATCCGAAGGGCGCTTCGGTCGGCGAGACCACCTTCATGGTCGAGGACTACGTCCCCGATCGGATCGAATTCGACTTGTCTGCCAAGGACAAGCTGATCAAAGCTAACGCTCCAGTGGAGCTTAAGGCGGACGGCCATTTCCTCTATGGCGCGCCGGCCTCGGGCCTCGCACTCGAAGGCGACATGCTGGTCGCGCCGGCGGCTGAGCGGCCCGGCTTTGCCGGCTACCAGTTCGGCGTTGCCGACGAGGAGACCACTTCGAACGAGCGCACGCCATTGGAGAACCTGCCCGAGGCGGACGCCAATGGCGTTGCGACCTTCCCGGTGACGCTCGACAAGCAGCCCGCCTCGACGCGTCCGCAGGAGGCGCAGATCTTCGTCCGCATGGTCGAGACCGGCGGCCGCGCCGTCGAGCGCAAGATCGTGCTGCCGGTAGCGCCCACTGCTGCGCAGATCGGCATCAAGCCGCTGTTCGGAGACAAGAATGTCGCCGAGAGCGACAAGGCCGAGTTCGACGTCGTGTTCGTCTCGCCCGAGGGCCAGAGGCTGCGCCGCGACGGCCTGCGCTACGAGCTGCTGAAGATGGAGTCGCGCTACCAGTGGTACCGCCAGAACAATTACTGGGAGTACGAGCCGGTCAAGTCGACCTCGCGCGTCGCCGACGGTGACGTCACGATCGCGGCCGACAAGCCGGCGCGCATCTCGCTGGCGCCCCAGCCCGGCCGCTACAGGCTCGACGTCAAGTCGAATGACGCCGACGGCCCGGTAACCTCGGTACAGTTCGACGTCGGCTGGTACTCCGACGGCAGCGCCGACACGCCGGACCTCTTGGAGACCTCGATCGACAAGCCGCAATACGCCTCCGGCGACACCATGACGGTGTCGGTCAACGTCCGCAGCGCCGGCAAGCTCACCATCAACGTGCTCGGCGACCGCCTGCTGACGACGCAGACCATCGACGTTAGGGAAGGCACCGCTCAGGTGAAGCTCCCGGTCGGCAAGGACTGGGGCACCGGCGCCTATGTGGTGGCAACGCTGCGCCGTCCGCTCGATGCCGCGGCCCAGCGCATGCCGGGCAGGGCGATCGGCCTGAAATGGTTCGGCATCGACAAGCAGACCCGCACGCTTGCCGTGAAGCTGGCGCCGCCTTCGCTGATCCGGCCCAACGCGATGCTGAAGATCCCGGTCAAGCTCGACGGGCTCAATCCGGGCGAAGACGCCAAGATCGTCATCGCTGCGGTCGATGTCGGCATCCTCAACCTCACCAATTACAAGCCGCCGGCGCCGGATGATTACTATCTCGGCCAGCGCCGCCTCAGCGCGGAGATCCGCGATCTCTACGGCCAGCTCATCGACGGCATGTCGGGCACGCGCGGCCAGATCAAGTCCGGCGGTGACGCAGGTGCAGCCGAGCTCCAGGGCTCGCCGCCCTCGCAAAAGCCGCTGGCGCTCTATTCGGGCATCGTAACGGTTGGTGCCGACGGCACCGCGGAGGTGAGCTTCGACATTCCGGAGTTCGCCGGAACCGCGCGCGTCATGGCGGTGGCGTGGACCGCCACAAAACTGGGCCGCGCCAACACCGATGTCGTGATCCGCGACCCCGTCGTGCTGACCACGACCCTTCCGCGCTTCCTGCTCAATGGCGACCACGGCACGGTCAATCTGGAGATCGACAATGTCGAGGGCCAGGCCGGCGACTACGTCATCAACGTCAAGACTGGCGGCCCGGTGAAGATGACCGGTAATCCTGCAACCACGGTCAAGCTCGCCGCCAAGCAGCGCAATTCGTTCTCGCTCGCGCTCGATGCGACCGCGGCGGGGCAGGCGACGCTCGACGTCGACATCAAGGGACCGAATGGCCTCGCACTGGCGCGTCACTATGCGTTCGACGTCAAGGCGGCAACGCAGGTGCTGGCGCGGCGCTCGATCCGGACTCTAGCGAAGGGCGAGAGCCTGACGCTGACCTCGGACATGTTCTCCGACCTCGTGCCGGGCACCGGCAGCGTCTCGGTCTCGGCGAGCCTGTCGACCGCCCTCGATGCGGCGACGATCCTGAAGGCGCTCGACCGCTATCCCTATGGCTGCTCGGAACAGATCACGAGCCGGGCCATGCCGCTGCTCTATGTCAACGAGCTCGCGGCCGGCGCGCATCTCGCCATGGACACCGAGGTCGACCAGCGCATTCGCGATGCGATCGAACGGCTTTTGGCCCGTCAGGGCTCGAACGGTTCGTTCGGCCTATGGTCGGCGGGTGGAGACGATGCGTGGCTTGATGCGTACGTCACGGACTTCCTCACCCGCGCCCGCGAGAAGGGCTTTGCGGTGCCGGACGTGCTGTTCAAGAACGCGCTCGACCGTATCAGAAACTCGGTCGTCAACGGCAACGAGCCGGAGAAGGACGGCGGCCGCGATCTCGCTTATGGCCTCTACGTGCTCGCGCGCAACGGCGCAGCGCCGATCGGCGATCTGCGCTATCTCGCGGACACCAAGCTGAACAACCTCGCGACGCCGATCGCGAAGTCGCAGCTTGCCGCAGCGCTGGCCCTGGTCGGCGACCGCAACCGCGCCGAACGCGTCTACGGTGCCGCGCTCGACAGCCTCGCGCCAAAACCGGCGCTGGAGTTCGGCCGCACCGACTACGGCTCGCAGCTCCGCGATGCCGCAGCGCTGGTCTCGCTCGCCAGCGAAGGCAACGCGCCGAGGGCGACGCTGACGCAGGCGGTGTCGCGGGTCGAGACCGCGCGCGGGCTGACGCCCTACACCTCTACGCAGGAGAATGCGTGGCTGGTGCTGGCGGCGCGGGCGCTGGCCAAGGAGAACCTCTCGATCGAGGTCGACGGCCAGCCGGTGAAGACCGCGCTCTATCGCAGCTACAAGGCGGACACGCTGAGCGGCAAGCCGCTGAAGATCACCAACACCGGCGATGCGCCGGTGCAGGCGGTGGTCTCGGTGTCGGGCTCGCCGGTGACGCCCGAGCCGGCGGCGTCGAACGGCTTCAAGATCGAGCGCAGCTACTACACGCTCGACGGCAAGCCCGCCGACATCAGCAAGGTCAAGCAGAACCAGCGCTTTGCCGTGGTGCTGAAGATCACCGAGGCGAAGCCCGAGTACGGCCACATCATGGTGTCCGACTATCTGCCGGCGGGCCTGGAGATCGACAATCCGAAGCTGGTCTCGTCGGGCGACAGCGGCACGCTGGACTGGATCGAGGACGGCGAGGAGCCTGAAGACACCGAGTTCCGCGACGACCGCTTCACCGCGGCTGTTGATCGCGCCTCGGATTCCAAGTCGGTCTTCACCGTCGCCTATGTCGTGCGCGTGGTCTCGCCCGGCAAATACGTGCTGCCGCAGGCCTATGTCGAGGACATGTACAATCCCTCGCGCTATGGGCGGACGGGCACGGGCACGGTTGAGGTGCGGGCGGCGAAGTGA
- a CDS encoding AAA family ATPase encodes MSEIVTADKKFLAQLNRRMTMIIRGNEMARVIEELIQEHETDDDILKFCMSFRRNTPAEIRKMIADARITLEISEVMSRGQMRATPYKWTQPEHIPMREFLYGKHLIREYVSATVAPGGLGKSSLIITDALAMVSGQALLGTTSEQLRVWYFNLEDPAMETTRRIQATAKHFELTENDIGDRLFVNHGRDRPLVIAKTEGRDTVICTPVVDALIAEIKERGIDVVIVDPFISSHKVPENDNNAIDLVVKEWGKVADRANCAVELVHHVRKGEQEVTVQSARGGVALTDGCRSVRVLNRMTEAEAKNAGVDHHRSYFSSYADKANLTKPADKRDWFKLVSTDVDNNPLSRLGGNSFGDLKGDDIGVATRWEWPDLLAGVTASDFERCAQAIRASQWRANQRANSWVGISIAKTLGLSLADKKDRAKVVALIKTWRETGALIEVEKQAENRQMKKFIEVADD; translated from the coding sequence ATGAGCGAGATCGTCACCGCAGACAAGAAGTTTCTAGCTCAACTCAATCGTCGGATGACAATGATCATCCGGGGAAACGAAATGGCACGTGTGATCGAAGAGCTTATTCAAGAGCATGAAACTGATGACGACATTCTGAAGTTCTGCATGTCGTTTCGCCGCAACACGCCAGCCGAAATCCGCAAGATGATCGCCGACGCGCGCATCACGCTTGAGATTTCGGAGGTGATGTCGCGCGGCCAGATGCGTGCGACGCCGTACAAGTGGACGCAACCGGAGCACATTCCGATGCGCGAATTTCTCTATGGCAAGCACCTCATCCGCGAATATGTCAGCGCGACGGTTGCGCCGGGCGGGCTCGGCAAATCATCGCTCATCATCACTGACGCGCTCGCGATGGTCTCAGGTCAGGCGTTGCTCGGCACTACTTCCGAACAGCTCCGGGTCTGGTATTTCAACCTCGAAGACCCCGCCATGGAGACGACGCGTCGCATTCAAGCCACCGCCAAGCACTTCGAATTGACGGAAAATGATATCGGCGACCGGCTGTTCGTTAATCATGGCCGTGACCGGCCTCTTGTGATCGCCAAGACGGAAGGCCGCGACACCGTGATCTGCACGCCCGTCGTTGACGCCCTGATCGCCGAGATCAAGGAACGCGGCATCGACGTTGTGATCGTCGATCCGTTCATCTCGTCTCACAAGGTCCCGGAAAATGACAACAACGCCATCGATCTGGTCGTGAAGGAATGGGGCAAGGTCGCCGATCGAGCCAATTGTGCCGTTGAGCTTGTCCACCATGTTCGGAAGGGCGAGCAAGAGGTCACGGTGCAGAGCGCGCGGGGCGGCGTCGCGCTGACGGACGGTTGCCGCTCGGTCCGCGTGCTCAACCGGATGACCGAGGCCGAGGCGAAAAACGCGGGCGTCGATCATCATCGATCCTACTTCTCGTCCTATGCCGACAAGGCCAACCTGACCAAGCCGGCCGACAAGCGGGACTGGTTCAAGCTGGTTTCGACCGATGTGGACAACAACCCTCTGAGCCGGCTCGGCGGTAACTCGTTCGGCGATCTCAAGGGCGATGACATCGGCGTGGCGACCCGCTGGGAGTGGCCTGACTTGCTGGCCGGCGTCACGGCGTCGGACTTCGAGCGGTGCGCTCAGGCGATCAGAGCAAGCCAATGGCGGGCCAATCAACGGGCGAATAGCTGGGTCGGCATTTCGATTGCGAAGACGTTGGGCCTCAGCCTTGCCGACAAGAAAGACCGGGCCAAGGTTGTCGCGCTGATCAAGACTTGGCGGGAGACTGGCGCTTTGATCGAGGTCGAGAAGCAGGCCGAGAACCGGCAGATGAAGAAGTTCATCGAGGTGGCCGACGATTGA
- a CDS encoding phage portal protein, translating into MRKASIITRARKAFRALIRSASGYDAASGSGRWPHSYALSAPISQQLAASRVAARKIGHQSQNNALIASIIQHAVTAIVGDGPSVRSVHPDPEIAAQLHAAWNKFFADCSVEGGMSLGGYLSRKARAFFVDGESFTKLIVDPDAMRLKLQLLSADQVDSAKTLPSFGMTGDTPNIVAGVEFDDAGRRAAYWVLPTPPDSPWASVAPPVRVLTQDICHVFEPQWPGVPRGISPLTAVAGLARELDDALDASIVKLKTTAVLTAFIRDPEGYMLKDHPLLPMLEPGAIMRLPEGADVQFSPTSDMASLSEVLTHIERMICSGAGVPAFFATGDYGSVNYSAGKLALASFQRRIKAIQQNHLVAQLLIPIWDRIVLLEVLSGRMRAPDYESNPERYAASFLFPGWPAIDELKAAKANTLAVAAKLRSRADIIAEQGRDIADVDAEIAADPYADDDLSSDATNIANQPDTETQNA; encoded by the coding sequence ATGCGAAAAGCGAGCATCATCACCCGCGCCCGCAAGGCCTTCCGCGCCCTCATCCGCAGCGCGTCCGGCTATGACGCGGCCAGCGGCAGCGGTCGCTGGCCGCACAGCTATGCGCTATCCGCGCCGATCTCGCAGCAGCTCGCGGCGAGCCGCGTTGCCGCCCGCAAGATCGGCCATCAGTCTCAGAACAATGCCCTGATCGCGAGCATCATCCAGCACGCGGTGACAGCCATCGTCGGTGATGGCCCGTCCGTTCGCTCGGTGCATCCCGATCCCGAGATCGCGGCGCAGCTCCATGCGGCTTGGAACAAATTTTTCGCCGATTGCTCAGTCGAAGGCGGGATGTCTCTCGGTGGCTACCTGTCTCGCAAGGCGCGCGCCTTCTTTGTCGATGGTGAGAGCTTTACGAAGCTGATCGTCGATCCCGACGCCATGCGTTTGAAGTTGCAGCTCTTGTCGGCTGATCAGGTGGACAGCGCGAAAACGCTCCCGTCGTTCGGCATGACGGGCGACACGCCCAACATTGTTGCGGGCGTGGAATTCGACGACGCCGGCCGTCGCGCGGCTTACTGGGTTCTCCCGACGCCGCCCGACAGCCCGTGGGCGTCCGTGGCGCCTCCGGTCCGCGTGCTGACGCAGGACATTTGTCACGTTTTTGAACCGCAGTGGCCGGGCGTCCCGCGCGGTATCAGCCCGCTGACGGCCGTGGCTGGCCTCGCGCGCGAACTCGACGACGCTCTCGATGCGTCGATCGTGAAGCTGAAGACGACTGCCGTGCTGACCGCGTTCATCCGCGATCCCGAAGGCTACATGCTGAAAGATCACCCGCTGCTTCCGATGCTGGAGCCCGGCGCGATCATGCGCTTGCCGGAAGGCGCGGACGTCCAGTTTTCACCGACCTCGGACATGGCGTCGCTCAGCGAGGTGTTGACCCATATCGAGCGCATGATCTGTAGCGGCGCTGGCGTCCCCGCCTTCTTTGCGACGGGCGATTACGGCAGCGTGAACTACTCGGCCGGCAAGCTCGCGCTGGCGTCGTTCCAGCGTCGTATCAAGGCCATTCAACAAAATCATCTGGTCGCGCAATTGCTGATCCCGATCTGGGATCGCATCGTGTTGTTGGAAGTGTTGTCCGGCCGCATGCGCGCGCCGGACTATGAGAGCAATCCCGAACGCTATGCCGCGTCGTTCTTGTTCCCCGGCTGGCCTGCCATCGACGAATTGAAGGCCGCCAAGGCCAACACGCTGGCCGTCGCGGCAAAGCTGCGCTCTCGCGCCGACATCATCGCCGAGCAGGGCCGCGACATCGCCGATGTCGATGCCGAGATCGCGGCCGATCCCTACGCCGATGACGATCTGTCTTCGGATGCCACCAACATCGCTAATCAACCTGACACGGAGACGCAGAATGCGTAA
- a CDS encoding HK97 family phage prohead protease, whose product MRNSTALLLRESAVDLTRRDAIPRPRTFDPEALTIDAVIASTTPVRRRDARGDFMEILDPSGLDLGVTRGASVLDSHQQGGIDNVLGTIDDVWIEGSEVIARLRFSSRPEVAPVVTDVRNGILRNLSVGYQVDEWRAGKDASGQRTMTAVRWSVREASFVAVPADPTARTRAANDDRAIVELGRRAGIATDRVNALIECGASIDDARRAFLNDMLDRSVTVRSVGTMNMHNANTLDNPEIFQRAAAEAMYARIAPNFTPAPQARPYVGMSCADIARECLHRAGISTMGMTAPSLITRALQTTSDYPALLANLMNKSLRDAYAVAPSGIRRIARETTAPDFRAKSRIQIDHSGFTLAPVLEGGEFQRGYFVDTAESYAVSTYGKVFAISRQALINDDLGGLGDVTRRLGLAAAEFENEKLANLLQANSGNGPTMSDNVALFNAAHGNVASVAAAPNVTSLSAARLLMRSQTGPGGGIISAVPAFLLVPSALETVADQLAVTTNPITFDDVNPFTKLTPIVEPRLTSATRWYLAADPALLPCIEYAYLAGAPGPQIETRVGFDVDGVETKVRLDFGCGIIEHRGLVTNAGA is encoded by the coding sequence ATGCGTAACTCGACTGCCCTTCTGCTGCGCGAGAGCGCAGTTGACCTTACCCGCCGCGACGCGATCCCGCGTCCGCGCACTTTTGACCCCGAGGCGTTGACCATCGACGCCGTCATCGCATCGACCACGCCGGTTCGGCGCCGTGATGCGCGTGGCGACTTCATGGAAATTCTCGATCCGTCGGGCCTCGACCTCGGGGTCACCCGTGGTGCGTCGGTTCTCGATAGCCACCAGCAGGGCGGCATCGACAACGTGCTCGGCACGATTGACGACGTCTGGATCGAAGGCAGCGAGGTGATTGCGCGCCTTCGCTTCTCGTCGCGTCCGGAAGTCGCGCCCGTGGTGACGGACGTGCGCAACGGCATCCTGCGCAATCTCTCGGTCGGCTATCAGGTCGATGAGTGGCGTGCCGGCAAGGACGCCAGCGGCCAGCGCACCATGACGGCGGTCCGGTGGTCCGTCCGGGAAGCGAGCTTCGTCGCCGTGCCGGCCGATCCTACTGCTCGCACCCGTGCCGCCAACGATGACCGCGCCATTGTGGAGCTTGGCCGCCGCGCTGGTATCGCGACGGACCGGGTCAATGCTCTGATCGAATGCGGCGCGAGCATCGACGATGCACGCCGCGCTTTTCTCAATGACATGCTCGACCGTTCTGTGACGGTTCGCAGCGTTGGAACCATGAACATGCACAACGCCAATACACTCGATAACCCGGAAATCTTCCAGCGCGCCGCCGCTGAAGCCATGTACGCGCGGATCGCGCCGAATTTCACTCCGGCGCCGCAGGCGCGGCCGTACGTCGGCATGTCCTGTGCCGATATCGCGCGCGAATGCCTGCATCGCGCTGGCATCTCGACCATGGGCATGACTGCCCCTTCGCTGATTACCCGCGCGTTGCAGACGACCTCGGATTATCCGGCCTTGCTGGCGAACCTGATGAACAAGTCGCTCCGGGATGCCTACGCGGTCGCCCCGAGCGGCATTCGCCGCATTGCCCGTGAGACGACGGCGCCTGATTTCCGGGCGAAGTCTCGCATTCAGATCGACCATTCCGGCTTCACGCTGGCGCCGGTTCTCGAAGGCGGCGAATTCCAGCGCGGTTACTTTGTTGACACTGCCGAAAGCTATGCCGTCTCGACCTATGGCAAGGTTTTCGCGATCAGCCGTCAGGCGCTGATCAATGACGATCTCGGCGGTCTCGGCGACGTGACCCGCCGTCTCGGTCTTGCGGCAGCGGAATTCGAGAATGAAAAGCTCGCCAACCTGTTGCAGGCGAACTCCGGCAACGGTCCGACCATGTCGGACAACGTCGCTCTGTTCAATGCGGCACACGGCAACGTCGCCAGCGTCGCGGCTGCTCCCAACGTGACCTCGCTGTCGGCCGCGCGGCTGCTGATGCGTTCGCAGACCGGCCCCGGCGGCGGCATCATCTCGGCCGTACCTGCCTTCCTGCTTGTGCCGAGCGCTCTTGAGACGGTTGCCGACCAGTTGGCCGTTACGACTAACCCGATCACGTTCGACGATGTGAACCCGTTCACGAAGCTGACGCCGATTGTCGAGCCGCGCCTGACGAGTGCTACGCGCTGGTATCTCGCCGCCGATCCGGCGCTGCTGCCGTGCATCGAGTACGCTTATCTGGCTGGCGCGCCCGGTCCGCAGATCGAAACCCGCGTCGGCTTCGATGTGGATGGCGTCGAGACCAAGGTTCGCTTGGACTTTGGCTGCGGCATCATCGAGCACCGTGGTCTGGTCACCAACGCGGGCGCCTGA